The genomic segment GATCGAATCGTGGGACATCGACCTCACGACGTTCGCGATGGAGATCGTCCTGAACCGCCGCCTGGCGACCGGGCACCCGAAAAAATTTGAGTTCGTGGAACGGGAACCCGTCCCACCCGTCAACGAAGAGCCGGGGCTCCAGGCCTTCCTGCAGGATCCATCTCTGGCGGGCGATGCGACCGCGGAGGAAATCGAGTTTCTCAAGAAGCTCACATTCACACGAAATCGGCCAACCCCGCTCTACTACTACCGGGAGCTGCAAAGCCTGCGAGATCCGCTCCATTTTCACCGCGCCCGAACCGATGCGGCAGCTGGTGATGAGTCGTTAGCCGCGCCACGCGACGCGATGGGGGTGGAGGAGAAATAGCATGCCGGACCGAAGCGAGCGCAACGTTGATTGTGGTCGTCTCGAAGATTCAAGATGGGCATCTGCAAGATGGTTGTCGACGGCAGCGCGAGGGCTAGGAAGCTGCACTTGGCGTCATGGGGGCGGCGCCGAGACTTCGAGTACGCGCATCGCAAGGGCACCGCCCCAGGTCAGCGTGGGTTGTCGACCGAACCGTCTTCTGGCCCCATCAGCAAGGCGATCACCGCGACCTGAAGCGACGTGAGGTCGCGGTCCACTACTCGCCACACCAAGCCGAGGTCGACACCGAATTAGTCGTGGGTCAGGCGGTCCCGCATGCCAGCGATCTGCTTCCACGGAATCTCAGGCCGTCGAGCCCTGGTTTCGTCCGAGAGTCGCTTGACCGCTTCGCCGATGATCTCGAGCTTTCGGATGATCGCATCCTGCCGCATCCGGTCGGCAAGGAACGCCTCCTCGCCAGATGCATAGGCCTTGATGTCGTTGATGGCGTCCCGGATGTGCCCCAGGTAGACGCGCTCGTCCTTCACAGCTCGCGGGCTTCGCCGGCGATCCGCGGTCGAACAGCTGGATGGATGCTCTCGTCGGTCAGGACGTCGACCTTCCGCTGGAGTAGTTCCTGCAAGTCCTGGCCGAGACCGACGAGATCGAGCAGCGATCGGTCGTCGTCCATGTCGACCAGAAGGTCGACGTCGCTGTCCGGCCGGTCCTCGCCGCGGGCGACGGAACCGAACACGCGCACGGTCCGCGCGCCGTGGCGCGCGGCGATACGGAGAATCTCGGCGCGATTCCGTTCGATGGTCACAGCAGGCTGCTCAGGTCAATTGTAGCCCTGCGAGATCCCGCAGAGATGCTCCACGCGGTGGGGGTAGGCACCCGCGTTACGAGGCCGGCAGGTACAAACAGACACAGTTCGAAAGTAGAGCCAGTAACTAGTTTATTCTAAATGAGTTATTGGCGGAGAGGGTGGGATTCGAACCCACGTGCCCTTGCGGACAAGACGCTTTCGAGGCGCCCCCGTTACGACCACTTCGGTACCTCTCCGCATGGCGGAACCGCGCCGCAGTCGCAGGAATCTTTGATTATACAACGAACAATCCGGGGCTCGGGGCTCGTTCCTCCCTTCCATCGCCATCGTCACCCGCAAGTTGACGAGCCCGCCTGCGATCGCAAACACTTGCTCCTTCGGCAGGAGGCTGGTAAATGAACTTGCAGATTGGCAGTATCGCCCCGGATTTCACGGCGGAAACGACAGAGGGACGCATTCGGTTCCACGACTGGATCGGCGATTCCTGGGCCGTCCTCTTCTCCCATCCCAAGGACTTCACGCCGGTGTGCACGACGGAGCTCGGCTACATGGCAAAGCTCAAGCCCGAGTTCGACCGGCGCAACACGAAGATCATCGGCCTGAGCGTCGATCCGGTCGGCAACCACGCAAAGTGGGCCACCGACATCAAGGACACCCAGGGATTCGCCCCAAACTACCCGATGATCGGCGACACCGACCTCACCGTGTCGAAGCTCTACGGCATGCTGCCCGTGGACACCGAAGGGGGGTGCGACGGGCGGACGGCGGTG from the Vicinamibacteria bacterium genome contains:
- a CDS encoding HepT-like ribonuclease domain-containing protein, which codes for MKDERVYLGHIRDAINDIKAYASGEEAFLADRMRQDAIIRKLEIIGEAVKRLSDETRARRPEIPWKQIAGMRDRLTHD
- a CDS encoding nucleotidyltransferase domain-containing protein codes for the protein MTIERNRAEILRIAARHGARTVRVFGSVARGEDRPDSDVDLLVDMDDDRSLLDLVGLGQDLQELLQRKVDVLTDESIHPAVRPRIAGEAREL
- a CDS encoding redoxin domain-containing protein, yielding MNLQIGSIAPDFTAETTEGRIRFHDWIGDSWAVLFSHPKDFTPVCTTELGYMAKLKPEFDRRNTKIIGLSVDPVGNHAKWATDIKDTQGFAPNYPMIGDTDLTVSKLYGMLPVDTEGGCDGRTAV